The Aptenodytes patagonicus chromosome 19, bAptPat1.pri.cur, whole genome shotgun sequence genome contains the following window.
CATCACCTTTACTCCTGTAGCTTTGCCACTAATTCAGACTCCAGCTATTGCAGTCCTCTAGTGAGCACAGAAAACATAAGTGTTGCAGCATGTGTGTCCAGAGAAATGTACAGTCATCTTTTTCACTACACTCACTTGTGATCTAAGACAGACTAGGCCTGTTTCCTCATAGCAGAAGAGAAGACCATCCTTGCTGCTATGAAGAGTTTGTTCTAGCCTAAAATACTTGCTAGCATATGATATACAATATTTCTACTATTGTAGTATATCATcctattatatatttttaaaatgcatgtttcaCTAAGTATTTGGTACAGAAGTTAGCTTTATAAAAACTAATCACTATTTATTGCAGGTAGACATATAAATGCATTTTGTAGCTCTTTCTCTGAATAAGAAGGCAAGTCCACTGTCAAATAGACTTTTTTTCATGAATAATGAATCCCTACCTCTCactgtcttctgttttccttctcagagATCTCTTCAATGCTGCTTTCGTTTCATGCTGGTCTGAACTGAATGAagaccagcaggatgagctgatCCGAAGCATTGAATTGGCCCTGACTTCTCAGGACATTGCAGAAGTCACTCAGACACTGCTGAACTTGGCAGAATTCATGGAACACAGTGACAAGGTAGAGATGCCATTAAGCAACTCTTTTTCTAATGCTGGCTAGCTGGCTGATGTCTAGTCTATGGAAAGGGTGTGAAGAGTTCATgcatactttcttcttttttatactCATCCTGCTTTTGATGTATGTGCTTCTACCCAGGGTCCACTGCCTTTGAGAGATGATAATGGCATTGTCCTCCTGGGGGAAAGAGCTGCAAAATGTCGAGCGTATGCCAAGGCCCTTCACTACAAGGAGCTGGAATTTCAAAAGGGTCCCACCCCGGCCATTCTGGAGTCTCTCATCAGGTAGGACTGCACCTGATGAGACTTCTGCTCTGGCATCAGTACCCAATTTAGGATACCATTAGGATGAATCTAGACAATTCTTAGGATTTCACTCTCTGCCACAAGATGTTGTTGTAGGCTTACTAACTAGCTTGCATATGTATACTCCTAGCTGCTGAGTTCTGCCCTTCTATTATGCGGTTAAAATTATGATAGAAGCCGGGGGAAGTTGTGCAGGAAAAAGTGGAGTCGTCTTATTTTCACCTCTCGCCCTTCAAGTTCAATATGGGATGCCGTGGAGTGGCTGTAAGTTAGATGAGAGAGATTTCTACACCTACGTATAAATAAGCCAGAAAAGCTTAAGTTCTTAATTAAAATTTCTCATCAAATTCTGCTCATCTAGCTTAGGTCTCATTCTTCATATGTCAAATAGAAGATATTATAACAAGAGTGTATTGTTTCCTGAGCTTTGTCAACAAGAAGGATGTTAGCCTGAAATACCTGCACAGGATTTGGTACTAAACTGCATGTTTTCAAACATGAATCTCAGTTTCATGTCACAGAAACGTCAACTCTACTATTTGAGATGGACAAATTGATTTTGGTTGAGAAAAACTTAGCTTTGTCTGTATGCAGTGAATTTTTCAGCCCTCCTACTTCCTTGGAGTTgtgctttcctgttttttttccccctcttttattCTTTCATCCTTTGTCCTCTCTTGTTTTCCTgaggaaaatacagaatttagCGTATTCCCTTTCCTGGCCTCAATCACTTGTGCAGCTGTTTCTTTGTGTATCAAAAAGCAAGTTAAGGAGCAAAGACTTGAAGTAAAGCTGGATTAAAAATGACAGACAatttattagaaatgaaaaagtttagaaacctttaaaaatccattttgtaGACCACAGTTAAAATAGTTCCAACTATAGTTCCACACAGTTGAAATTTACAGTATGAATAGTCAAACATATGTAAGGCAATTCCCAAGACACCTTTATCTCCCATTTCATACAAGACTGAACAATTTAAATTAGATTCAAACTCTCTTTAAGGtgaataaaaatagatatattaaCTATAACTATCTCTTTCAATATACTCAAATAACTGTATGGCTACAGGAGgcatctctttcctttttaactgTTGTTTTTAACACTTATGTAAGGGAGAAACATACTGATTTTTGACATAACATCCCTAGGTAACTTGTAGTTGGAGTGGTttttcagaacagattttaatATTCCTCAACGTGGTATGCTAGCAAACAGTCCCTTACGTTTGAGTAACTTTTGGCACTTATGGATTCTGTGGTGCGTACTAGTGTTTTGCTCATGGATACAGTGGTTCTAAGTGTTGGAGTAGAGTTTTTTGGCTGGGTGGCTGGGTCTGGATTTTTTTGCTAACCTGCTGTTCTCTCTTAGTCTTACTGACATATAGCACACTTATATTCTAACCTGAACATAATTTGGTGGCAGCCCAGAAAGTTGCTTTCTAGTTTATCAACCTTTAGGTGATCTGTGGATAGGAATAAACGCCCCAGAGCATATGGGACAAATCCTTCCTCCAGGGTTACTATCTGCTGGGTGCAGCCCTCTATGGGGACTTATttgaggcagcagcaggagatggcaGTAAAACTTCAGGAGAGAACCTGGGCAATACTAATTAATCCAAAATTTttgagcttcatttttttcctctgtgggaaTGTAAGTCACTTACTATACATTAAAGAAAGGTGCATCAGGGACACTTCTGATTGATTCCTCTGGCTTGAAATGGGTATGTCATTTTTGTGATTTGAGTCCCTCTTGGAAGGAGTTACTCAGCAATGCTTACTCTCGACACTGAAGGAAAGGCAACAAGGAGGCTTTCTTTTTTCGGTCCCTGTCTGGCTGCTTAATACTAAGGCAACCCACTACTCAATGCTAGTGAAAACACACCAGTAGGTTTTCTGAAGGTGCTGTAAGTGCATTCTGTTCTAACCTATTGTAACAcaatatttttccctttggaaagagCCTGAAGAGGAGGAAATAAGTCTGAGCCCTGATAATACTAGTGGCTGTGGCTGGTGCTTAATGTGCCttagtgtttgtgtgtgtacatagCCAGTATGTAGCTGTTGCACGTTTTAGTTGAAATGAACAATTATTTGGCTGATTTTGAGCTGTCCGTTGCCCACCTTCTGTGCAGTGGCATCGTGTAGCTGTACAATCAAATATTGGTTCCCTCTACGGTTTGAAATCCTCTGGACGGATCTTCATCTCAACTCTCTTCAGTGAATAGGTTGATCCGTGCCATCCATACCAGGTGATGCCATCCATGTTCTTGGTGTGTTCTCCTTTGCGGTAGTAAACCCCGTTCAGATTGGAATCTGTGCAGCAGTTGTACCAATATCCAccttttcagaaagcaaatgaataGATTCCTGATGAGGAGCAGGTTTGTTTTGTATTAATAATAAGAATTATTGCTCTTCCCTGAAGAGAGTGACCAGAATGCAGCATTTAATCCCTGGAGCCTATGGCCCTAATAGCTGGGATTGCAGGTAAATTCAAAACTTAACATAGATACTAAATACATAGAGGCTTTACAGTTACATAGTCAAATTAGGCCAGTAGCTTTTCAATTAGTTGCTCATTCCTCTTAGAATATTTCCTTGACAAGTTTCTGTCTCTGACGCTGAGAGTTAGCATAGGAAATGAATTTGGGTTCTTAGCTTGGGCGTTTTAAGgtgttgaaaaatgtttctggacTCTGCAAGTAAGCTGCGCTATTTTACTGAGACTGATGTCAACAATTTTATTTGCATCTTGCATGGGGTCCCAATggggaaatttaaaaataaagggcAAGATGCAATGAAGACAATTATCTTTGTGACAGACCTCATATAAAGATAAATTGAATGAAGAGAGTAACCTCATTAGAGGCTCTTAATAGAGTAGGAATAAAGATTAGAATACAGGTCGAACCTTGAGATACATGTAGGATAATAATGTAGGAGAATAATTACAAGTCCCTAATATTAGAACTTGAAACctcataaaaatgtaagaaaaaataaaaaccttctaGATATACAGGAATAACTTCCTGCATCACTGAATTGGATCAACATTTGAGATAGTCTGGCAGATTGGCAGGTACACATAATGGGCTGGATAACTATGTGTAGGTGAGAGCATACACTAAATCATTTGAAGAGTACTGATGTCTATAACATACAGTCTGGCTCTGTGTAAATCAGCTTTAACTGCCAGGTTTCCCACATAACCAATAAGTGTGTATTCCATAATTGTTCATCTTTCCCTTGATTTGCCATCCAGATACTACTTACTAGTTACTTGGAAAGAGGGAGTTGGGCTCTTTACAGATTACCCAGGCAGCCCTCTCAGGACAGGAAAGTGTTTGTGTGTTTTACCTTTACGGAACTGGGCGCAGTCATCCACACACTTGTCATTGTCCTTGTCCTTTGTGCTGAAGGCTGTGTTGTTGTGGTACCTTAGGGAATCGCGCCCTGTGTTGCCAGTGTAGTTCCCCACAAAAAGACGATAGCTATTTATTTCGTTGCTCAGCGTGAATTGCTTATATTGCGCATAGCGTATGTTACCTTCCCAGTCCTGCCACAGAACAATGAAGAAGAAATAGGTGCTATTAGAATAGTTTATGAAAAGActctcgtgtgtgtgtgtgtgtatatatatatatataaaactcaTATAACTATGGTTATATACAGTGCATGTTGCCTATCTTTTCTCAATCCTAGATTTTTCATGACCTTTTTCTGTCTCAGACTGCAGAAACTTATCTGTTAAGGCAAAGAAACTTTCCAGAGCAAAGCATCATATTTCCAAGTCTTATCTGCACTGGTATTAAACAATATGTATGGAAACCTGGTACACAGCTCTTGCATTCAACATCCCTGTCTCACAGTGTGCTGCCtcaagtagggtttttttttttcctctctgaaacagTGACTTATAGACATAAAGCCTTTCAGCTCACTTTTTCCATTGTACATATCCCATCCCTCAAAGCTATTGTACCAGCTATAAACTAGTCTAAGTCAAGCCCAAGCCTTTAGTAGACTGTAGAAATTGTTTTGGGATAATACAATGCAAACTCTTTTGTACACAGGCTGGAAGGAAGTGCTGCAAAAGGAAAAGTCTCGGAGTCTTTAAAACTTCATGGGGCATCTCTGTGAATCTTTAAATCTGAGGTGGTCAACAGTTTGATCTGTCTGCAGTGGGTTCCGCAGGATTCTCTAGAGCCCCACATGTTCCCTAAGACACAATCTATATGCAGACAGAAGGTTGTCCTGCTGACTTTGCATGGTGGAGAACATAGTTCTGTCTTGTCCTTGAATGTATCACTAGATCTATCCTACCTCCTTCTCCTGCAATTAAAGCATGCAAGTTCTTTGGGCCTCCTATAGAGATAGGAGATGGTATCTGCTGCTGGAGAATCACTTTGTACAAAAAACCTTTTGCTGCTGAAATTAAGAGCTTATTAATTACCTCCAACTCCACTCGCAGAACAGTGGGGCGTCTTGAAAGTCGGTAGATATTTTCATTTCCCAGCCAAAAATCTCCCCGAATATTGCCAAATCCTTCCCTGTATTGTTTCCAGTCCCTGTTGAAAGATGTCAAACCAACTTTACGTCTTTGGATGATAGTCCAGCCACCTCCATCTGTCTCCATGTCACAGAACACCTAGAACAGGAAAAATGGCAGTGTTTACTTGTCAGTAGACTTAGGATGGTTCAATTCTCTTAACACAAGACATTGTTCCAGATTTCACAACTTGAAGAAATTCCTATTTTGTTTAAAAGTCATGGAAAAAATTTATTAAATGAACCCTCTTTCTGTTTTCCCTCTTAAATGTACACTCTTTCCTTCCTTGAAGTTTGCCTACATAAAGATGCTGATTCAAAGTGCAGGGTATCATAACTCCGTATGTGCGCTTTTCATCTCCATGGTAGATAAGTATTTCTTGACTATATTTGAAAAGACATGTAATATACATTGTGTACTTGACATCCTTACCTCCAGATCTGGACTCCCCAAAAATTCATCAGGAGGTAGCTTGTAAACACCAGAGATTCGGTAGTTCCTCTGGTAAAGTGATGAGCAGTCATAGACAGCATCTACTTGAATCAGAACCAGAAAGTAAGAATCTGAACAGCAAGAACAACTCCCCTGTAAGTGTGGTTTCTGTAAAGCTTAGTAATTACACAAGGAGTAATCAGTGAAGAAGACTTCCCACAAGTCTAATGTTTTCCTGAAATGATTTAGTTTTGATCAGTGCATGCATTGGAAAAAGGTTGTAGCACTGGGACTTCATgatgttttggggggttttttgtgggtggttttgttttgttttgtttttttacctcTCCTATCCAAAGAGACATCTCTGCTTTCTCTTCACATTGCtactgtgtgtgtctgtgctggaAGGTAAAAAGGTATATATTTGCTGTCCCCTTCCCAAATAATAAAGGCTTATCTAATAGAATGGCTAGGCCTGCTGCCAGATGCCTGTTTTGATTGTGTGCTTGAACAGGTTAGCCAAGTTTGCAGATGAGGCATGTTTGCTCAACACTTCTTGCACTAGAGCCTGTGACAGAGATGGTGGCTTTTAGCTGCAGTCAATCTGTCAGTCTCTGCAAGCCTCCTTTCCTCCCGGTGCAGGAGCTGACTTGAAGATGTTAAAATGCACAGCTATTCTTCTGAGGAAGATAAACTAGCTGAAGCAAGGCTTTATGCATTCTGACAGTTTTTAGTTTAGTACAGACTAAGTGTCTCTTACCTGGTGAGGTGAGACACATCTGTTTTAAATAACTTCTGGACCGGTTTCTTCTGtgtgttactgtattttttttttttttttccccaaacctttACTACAGCTCCAAAGAGATTCGTTATggtataattttttatttaagacCTACTGTAAACAGTGGTGTGTCAAAACTAGCCAAGTGGAACTTTTTCTAAGAATTACTTAGTAAATAGATTTAGaagtttttcctttgcatttaaaaaacaaaaaaaatccaaatgaagTCTTTTGGCAAACGCAGTTGTCCCAGACAacagcagtttctttttaaggaagTTTTAAGCTTGTTGCAGTGAATGTcatattaagagaaaaatcaacaaaaatcaCACTTTCTTCTAGAAGTGGCTTTACAGGTAGCTGACCTACAAAATGCACCTGCATTCCATGTTTAGTACAGGCCTGTGCAATCACTGTGTGCAGTGAAACCTTCCCTCAGGGAAGAGAGAATTTTGAACAACTTAACTCTGATATAAGCCTAGCCAGAACAGTTTGCATCTTTCATTGTCTACAGCCTTGAATTTTTGAGAATTATCATTCAAAAAATGAATCACTCTTTTACGACTATCTCTGAACCAGAGTGAAGATACAGTTACAAATCTCCAGTAATGCTTGGAGAGCGTTTCTAATTGTTTTACCAACTTCTAGTCCCCTGTCAGCACTGTGAACTCAGAGGGTATTACTGCCAGAGCCATTCCCTGACAAAGCCAGCTCCCTTTCTTTTTGGATGGGTACTGTAGtgctcagaaaatgaaatattagacTGAGTTCCTCACTGTACAAATACAGTACCTGTTCAGTTTTTCCAATCCCTGATAACAGACATACAGATATTAAAATACAGCTGGATCTTTGGACTTTTGACAGGTAAATTCAAACTAGTTTTCTCAGGATCACCTGCCTACGGAAATACTTTAAGCAGAAGTATTCAGTATGCATACTTGCTAATGACATTAGTGGGACACGCTAGCATTAAGAACTAGTCATTAGTTCACTTTGTGCATTAAGAGGTGTATCTGGGAGCTTGGCAACTCCCTTCTTACCAGCTGAAGTTTGTGTGACCGTCTGAGCTGCCTGGAGTTGCATGATATCTATCTGGTTGTTCATTTCGGAGTATTTGCTCTCTGCATCAATGAGGCGGGACTCCATCTGCTTGGTGCTCCCTTCAAGCTCCATCACCTGCATGACCACGTTCACCCAGTCACCTTCCTGCTTcttgctcagctcctgcagcattCTGCTCAGGTTGGCTACTTGCAACTTGAGCTCCTTAATCTCCTCGCAGCAGCCTGTCATCTTGGACTGTGCGTTCCCATTGATTGTTCTTCTTTTAGGAGGCTTCTGCAGCAGTGCTGGATAGATTGCCACAGACACAGTGACAATGCAGAGCCATGCCAGCTGAGCAGTGGATCTTGCTGGCATTTTTGCTTACAGCAACAGAAAACTTCCAGCTGACTGCGGGTAGTCTGAATGCAGCTGGGATAGGTATGAAACTTTCTGCAAGTGCTACAGCAGACTGGTACCTAGCTTTCTTCCAATGAAGTGAGTCTCTGAAGGTGGAGCCTGAAGAAGTAGCTTTTTTTCAGACCCCTCCTGTCAGAGTCTATGCACTTTGGAAGTCTGTCTCAAAGCATCTTATATACTATTTTTCTGTTTACCTCCACCCCCCTGAAGCTATGAAGAGCTTCCTGGCCCCTCCCAGTTCATCTGTTCATATCAGGTGTTTACAGGGTGAAATTGGAACAGGTTTCAGCCAAGAAAGGttggggagagcaggagagacTTCACTCAGTTCTGTCTTGAAGGGGTGTGGGAGAGGGCTATGAAATGAGAAGAGTTTCCAGCAATTACTGCCTATTGGATTGTAGCCCTCTTGGTGACTAGTTCTGGCACTTCAGTAACATAACAGCATTAGAGGTCCAGAATGTGAAAAGGCTGTCCAAACAGGATGAGTTTATAGAAGTTCAAGGAAGGTAACTCCCTAGCAGGTAGCCAGCCCTAGCTGCAACAAGTCCTACTAATATATTCCCCAGAAGTCGTAGGGGGTAACTCTGTGCTTGCAATGTTTCTTAATTTAGATAATATTTTAGCAAATTCATCAGTCAGCATCTAATCCTCCTCTCTCTGGACTCTGGTGTTTCTGCACTATTTGTTTTGTAGCATTCAGTGCTGTTCTTTGTAGAGATGGGATATCTGAGGGTGGGATGGAAAGAAGTCTGCAAAGTATGTAAGTCAAAACCCATGCCTGTGTTTACTCATAGTGGACAAGTGAAAAGACATTAAGTAATGCTGAAAGACAGTCTACTTAAAATTTATAAGAGGTGGGTTTTTTACAGGCAATGTGATTGGTCTAACTCCACTATTATGGAGGCCAGTTTATTAACAGGATTTTAAGAGAGGAAAATCTATGGGTAATTAAAATGTCCACAGTTACATGAAGCGTAGGTTTAAGAGTAAATCTTAAATCTTTAGACATTCAGAGTATAGGTCAAGTATCAGCTGGCTGAGATAGTGATTTCCAGTCTCCTCTTCTATATCTTTTAACAGTTCAAAAGCTGATTATAGCTGTTTGATCTCCAAGTAGAACTGTTTCAGCGATGGTGCAGTCTTTTGCAAAAGGTCTGCAACTTTTGTTCTAGATCCTTACGGATAAGTTGTTTCTCCACAGGCCAGCTGCTCTGTAATTGCCTGACATGTGGGTTCTTGCATCTTCCTGCAAAGTTTCTGGTTGTGATAACTGGCAGAGATAAGATGCACATGAAGGAGTAAAAGGCTCATGTATCTGTTCCTGGGGTAAATGCCATTAAAGCTTCTTGGtgtccaagaaaacaaaagaaagctaaTCTTGCTcctttaacaaagaaaataaggaCAAACCCAACTGAGACATGCTATCCCATCTAGACTTCTTTTGCTGATCCAAAGTGGCTGTGGGATTTCTGCTTAATTAGAAAAGCCTTGCTGATCTGACATCCACTTTCAGAGAAATAGGAAGCACAATTTCTTGTTGGTacagtttctcttcctccttaGCTTTGTTACACTTGTTGGTAGATGCTTTGTTTCTGCCTCTGATTTGCACCACAGCTGGCTAATAGTTTTTCTGCAGAACAGTAATGAGAGACCCCACAGGGTGCAAAGATTTAGGAAGATGAAAGCATCAAAGCACTGAAGGGGTGGAATATGAATACAGATGTTTCATAAACCTGAATTTTCttagaggaggaagaggggatcTTTTGGAGGAGGTCAGAATTAGACATCTCCAAACAGACAGCATGAGCGTCTTGAGTTTCGTTGTGGGTGACTGCCTCTCTGCTGTACTTCAGGCAGAAACCACTGTAGTCTGTAGTATCAGCTGGCAAGGCTACTGTGTGGTATTGGTGGCCTGAGATACTGCTGGAGATATGCAAGTACAATTTGATTAAAGTACTGAGGATACCTCCGCAGCAGACCGTAGGCTTCAGTCACAGTGTTGTCATGGACATTCCAGAAACCTTCCATAGCAAAATTGCCTTTTATACTTCAGACTAGAAAGTGCCACTGCACACGGATGAAAGTCTGCCCTTTTTGTTCCGCTTCTAATCCTGTCTGAGCCCTCTTCCAGCTGGAGCTTCTGTCATTCCCAGGGGCAAATTCTTCTCAGGCTTCCTGTGATGAGAAATGTGTTTTTGTCAAAGTTGGAACAAAGAATAGTACAGGCCACACTCTGGCTTCTCTGCCCCCAAAAAGCCACCCTGCTAACATCCCCATTGTGTTACATAGGACTTTGATCCATT
Protein-coding sequences here:
- the ANGPTL7 gene encoding angiopoietin-related protein 7 isoform X1; protein product: MPARSTAQLAWLCIVTVSVAIYPALLQKPPKRRTINGNAQSKMTGCCEEIKELKLQVANLSRMLQELSKKQEGDWVNVVMQVMELEGSTKQMESRLIDAESKYSEMNNQIDIMQLQAAQTVTQTSAVDAVYDCSSLYQRNYRISGVYKLPPDEFLGSPDLEVFCDMETDGGGWTIIQRRKVGLTSFNRDWKQYREGFGNIRGDFWLGNENIYRLSRRPTVLRVELEDWEGNIRYAQYKQFTLSNEINSYRLFVGNYTGNTGRDSLRYHNNTAFSTKDKDNDKCVDDCAQFRKGGYWYNCCTDSNLNGVYYRKGEHTKNMDGITWYGWHGSTYSLKRVEMKIRPEDFKP
- the ANGPTL7 gene encoding angiopoietin-related protein 7 isoform X2, which translates into the protein MPARSTAQLAWLCIVTVSVAIYPALLQKPPKRRTINGNAQSKMTGCCEEIKELKLQVANLSRMLQELSKKQEGDWVNVVMQVMELEGSTKQMESRLIDAESKYSEMNNQIDIMQLQAAQTVTQTSADAVYDCSSLYQRNYRISGVYKLPPDEFLGSPDLEVFCDMETDGGGWTIIQRRKVGLTSFNRDWKQYREGFGNIRGDFWLGNENIYRLSRRPTVLRVELEDWEGNIRYAQYKQFTLSNEINSYRLFVGNYTGNTGRDSLRYHNNTAFSTKDKDNDKCVDDCAQFRKGGYWYNCCTDSNLNGVYYRKGEHTKNMDGITWYGWHGSTYSLKRVEMKIRPEDFKP